A DNA window from Methylobacterium sp. NMS14P contains the following coding sequences:
- a CDS encoding alkaline phosphatase D family protein has translation MYTSRRQILLSGGAGLVGLASGLGRPGLSRAADRPLLTHGLQSGDVGTDSAVVWARSDRPARAIVEWATTESFADIRGGVFADALPETDGTVKVALTGLPAGQDVFYRVRLEDVAAPTIVGPAQVGRFRTAPADRRSVSFCWSGDTAGQGWGIDDARGGMTIYSAILKNRPDFFIHSGDTIYADGPIQSEVKLPDGSLWRNRVTEEVAKPAETLAEFRGRHKYNLTDRNVLAMNAAVPILAQWDDHEVTNNWWPGEPLTRAEHLKKKYADPNVLALQLRAAKAFHEYMPMRFEPSEPGRVYRKIGYGPLVDVFMLDMRSYRGPNGENRQTEYGPESYFLGPQQIAWLKRALLESRATWKVIAADMPLGLVVTYDTDRNFGSEAVAQGDGPPLGRELEIADLLRFIKSAGIRNTVWLTADVHYTAAHYYDPDKAQFQDFDPFWEFVSGPLHAGTFGPNALDNTFGPQLRYVKAPDKGQVNLSPAAGYQFFGHVAVDGATEQMTVTLKDAADTDLWHVTLDPVKA, from the coding sequence ATGTATACGAGTCGCCGTCAGATCCTGCTGTCCGGAGGCGCCGGCCTCGTCGGGCTGGCCTCGGGCCTCGGGCGGCCCGGCCTGAGCCGCGCCGCCGACCGGCCGCTCCTGACCCACGGCCTCCAGTCGGGCGACGTCGGCACCGACTCGGCGGTGGTCTGGGCCCGGTCCGACCGGCCGGCCCGGGCGATCGTCGAGTGGGCGACCACCGAGAGCTTCGCCGACATCCGCGGCGGTGTCTTCGCCGACGCCCTGCCGGAGACCGACGGCACCGTGAAGGTGGCGCTGACCGGGCTGCCGGCCGGCCAGGACGTGTTCTACCGGGTCCGCCTGGAGGACGTCGCCGCGCCGACCATCGTCGGGCCGGCCCAGGTCGGGCGGTTCCGGACCGCGCCGGCGGACCGGCGCTCGGTCTCGTTCTGCTGGTCGGGCGACACGGCGGGCCAGGGCTGGGGCATCGACGACGCCCGCGGCGGCATGACGATCTACTCCGCCATCCTGAAGAACCGGCCGGACTTCTTCATCCATTCCGGCGACACGATCTACGCCGACGGGCCGATCCAGTCCGAGGTGAAGCTCCCCGACGGCAGCCTGTGGCGCAACCGGGTGACCGAGGAGGTCGCCAAGCCGGCCGAGACGCTCGCGGAGTTCCGGGGCCGGCACAAGTACAACCTCACCGACCGGAACGTGCTGGCGATGAACGCCGCCGTGCCGATCCTGGCCCAGTGGGACGACCACGAGGTCACCAACAACTGGTGGCCGGGGGAGCCGCTGACCCGGGCCGAGCACCTGAAGAAGAAGTACGCCGACCCGAACGTGCTGGCCCTGCAGCTGCGCGCGGCGAAGGCCTTCCACGAGTACATGCCGATGCGCTTCGAGCCGTCGGAGCCCGGCCGGGTCTACCGCAAGATCGGCTACGGCCCGCTGGTCGACGTGTTCATGCTCGACATGCGCTCCTACCGGGGCCCGAACGGCGAGAACCGGCAGACGGAATACGGGCCCGAGTCCTACTTCCTCGGGCCGCAGCAGATCGCGTGGCTGAAGCGGGCGCTGCTCGAGTCCCGCGCGACCTGGAAGGTGATCGCCGCCGACATGCCACTCGGCCTCGTGGTGACCTACGACACCGACCGCAATTTCGGCTCGGAGGCGGTAGCGCAGGGCGACGGGCCGCCGCTCGGGCGCGAGCTGGAGATCGCCGACCTCCTGCGCTTCATCAAGAGCGCGGGGATCCGCAACACGGTCTGGCTCACGGCCGACGTGCACTATACGGCCGCCCACTACTACGACCCCGACAAGGCGCAGTTCCAGGATTTCGACCCGTTCTGGGAGTTCGTCTCCGGGCCGCTGCACGCCGGCACCTTCGGGCCGAACGCGCTGGACAACACGTTCGGGCCGCAGCTGCGCTACGTGAAGGCGCCCGACAAGGGGCAGGTGAACCTGTCGCCGGCCGCCGGCTACCAGTTCTTCGGCCACGTGGCGGTGGACGGCGCCACCGAGCAGATGACGGTGACGCTCAAGGACGCGGCCGACACCGACCTCTGGCACGTCACGCTCGATCCCGTGAAGGCGTGA
- a CDS encoding patatin-like phospholipase family protein, translating to MNRPLATRWQDESADPHFPPGTVEPVRPPPSPGPQVGLALGGGSARGWAHIGVIRALEEGGITPTVVAGCSIGAVVGACYAAGRLDRLEAFARALTRRRVVGLIDPRLPGSGLIAGNRLRQRLAADLGERRIETLPIRFGCVATEYGTGHEVSLTEGPAVDAVRASYAIPGLFPPVAHDGRVLMDGTLVNPVPVALARALGADLVICVNLNGDTGGPVVREAPHPAPPRRGFLQVVRGRLPGFDRPEPEIAVPGIARVVLDAFNTTQDRISRARLERDPPDVAIGPDLAAFGLFDFHRAAEGIALGHRAARAALPRIRAVLEGAAARA from the coding sequence ATGAACCGCCCTCTTGCCACGCGGTGGCAAGACGAGTCTGCCGACCCGCATTTCCCGCCCGGAACCGTCGAGCCGGTCCGCCCGCCGCCGAGCCCTGGCCCGCAGGTCGGACTCGCCCTCGGGGGCGGCTCGGCCCGGGGCTGGGCGCATATCGGGGTGATCCGCGCCCTGGAGGAAGGCGGCATCACGCCGACCGTGGTGGCCGGCTGCTCCATCGGCGCCGTGGTCGGCGCCTGCTACGCGGCCGGGCGCCTCGACCGGCTCGAGGCCTTCGCCCGGGCGCTGACCCGGCGCCGGGTCGTGGGGCTCATCGACCCCCGCCTGCCGGGCTCCGGCCTGATCGCCGGCAACCGCCTGCGCCAGCGCCTCGCCGCGGATCTCGGCGAGCGCCGCATCGAGACGCTGCCGATCCGCTTCGGCTGCGTCGCCACCGAGTACGGGACCGGCCACGAGGTCAGCCTCACCGAGGGCCCGGCGGTGGACGCCGTGCGCGCCTCCTACGCGATCCCCGGCCTGTTCCCGCCGGTGGCCCATGACGGCCGGGTGCTGATGGACGGGACCCTGGTCAACCCGGTGCCGGTGGCGCTCGCCCGCGCGCTCGGGGCCGACCTCGTCATCTGCGTGAACCTCAACGGCGACACCGGCGGACCGGTGGTGCGCGAGGCGCCGCACCCGGCCCCGCCGCGCCGGGGCTTCCTGCAGGTCGTGCGCGGGCGCCTGCCGGGCTTCGACCGGCCCGAGCCCGAGATCGCCGTGCCGGGCATCGCCCGGGTGGTGCTCGACGCGTTCAACACCACGCAGGACCGGATCTCGCGGGCGCGGCTGGAGCGCGACCCGCCGGACGTGGCCATCGGCCCGGATCTCGCCGCCTTCGGGCTGTTCGACTTCCACCGGGCCGCGGAGGGCATCGCTCTCGGTCACCGCGCCGCCCGCGCCGCCCTGCCCCGGATCCGGGCCGTGCTGGAGGGTGCGGCCGCGCGGGCCTGA
- the hisI gene encoding phosphoribosyl-AMP cyclohydrolase, whose translation MTARDIAFAPPGTRAEIEEGAALTPRFDRDGLVACIAVDARDGQVLMLAHMNAESLARTLETGEAWYWSRSRRELWHKGATSGQIQRVVEMRVDCDQDALLIRVEVGGDGGCCHTGRRDCFYRSVVREADGRVVLKAAGR comes from the coding sequence ATGACCGCGCGCGACATCGCCTTCGCTCCCCCCGGCACCCGCGCCGAGATCGAAGAGGGTGCGGCCCTCACGCCCCGGTTCGACCGCGACGGCCTCGTCGCCTGCATCGCGGTCGACGCGCGGGACGGGCAGGTGCTGATGCTCGCCCACATGAATGCCGAGTCGCTGGCGCGCACCCTCGAGACCGGCGAGGCGTGGTACTGGTCGCGCTCGCGCCGGGAGCTCTGGCACAAGGGCGCGACCAGCGGCCAGATCCAGCGCGTCGTCGAGATGCGGGTGGACTGCGACCAGGACGCCCTGCTGATCCGCGTCGAGGTCGGCGGCGACGGCGGCTGCTGCCACACCGGCCGGCGCGACTGCTTCTACCGCAGCGTCGTCCGGGAGGCGGACGGCCGGGTCGTCCTGAAAGCCGCCGGGCGATGA
- the folE gene encoding GTP cyclohydrolase I FolE gives MYAKPDSTPMKSRIARAGDAMDAALKSLSYQGDGQGFDRNGIDGQGLNGMRNDNRPVDDGRPVEVAPEPASATRVPDGIETGRPSRAEAEAAVRTLLRWAGDDPTREGLLDTPARVTKAYEQLFGGYAVDAEKLLERVFEEVEGYSDIVLVRDIPFHSHCEHHMVPFMGLAHIAYYPTRGVVGLSKLARVVDTFARRLQTQETMTAQIADVIESILKPRGVAVMVEAEHLCMAMRGVQKAGVSTITSQFRGVFKDNANEQVRFLTLVRGGAK, from the coding sequence ATGTACGCCAAGCCCGACAGCACCCCGATGAAATCCCGCATCGCGCGGGCCGGAGATGCCATGGATGCCGCGCTCAAATCCCTGTCGTATCAGGGCGACGGCCAGGGTTTCGACCGGAACGGGATCGACGGGCAAGGGCTGAACGGCATGCGCAATGACAATCGGCCGGTGGATGACGGCCGTCCCGTCGAGGTGGCGCCCGAGCCGGCCTCCGCGACCCGCGTCCCGGACGGGATCGAGACCGGCCGCCCGAGCCGCGCCGAGGCCGAGGCCGCCGTGCGCACGCTCCTGCGCTGGGCCGGCGACGACCCGACCCGCGAGGGCCTGCTCGACACACCGGCCCGGGTCACCAAGGCCTACGAGCAGCTGTTCGGCGGCTACGCGGTCGACGCGGAGAAGCTGCTTGAGCGCGTCTTCGAGGAGGTCGAGGGCTACTCGGACATCGTGCTGGTGCGCGACATCCCGTTCCACTCCCACTGCGAGCACCACATGGTGCCGTTCATGGGCCTCGCCCACATCGCCTACTACCCGACCCGGGGCGTGGTCGGCCTGTCGAAGCTCGCCCGCGTGGTCGACACCTTCGCCCGCCGCCTGCAGACGCAGGAGACCATGACCGCCCAGATCGCCGACGTGATCGAGAGCATCCTCAAGCCCCGCGGCGTCGCCGTGATGGTCGAGGCCGAGCATCTCTGCATGGCGATGCGCGGCGTCCAGAAGGCCGGCGTCTCGACCATCACCAGCCAGTTCCGCGGCGTCTTCAAGGACAACGCCAACGAGCAGGTCCGCTTCCTGACCCTGGTGCGCGGCGGCGCCAAGTAG
- a CDS encoding iron-sulfur cluster assembly scaffold protein, with amino-acid sequence MLDDIYNRRILELAADIPRLGRLENPDASATAHSRLCGSTVTVDLVLGEDGRVADFAQEVRACALGQASSSLMGRHVVGASADELRGVRAAMRSMLKENGPAPDGAWSDLAVLEPVRDFKARHASTLLTFDAVVDALDQIAAKRQAA; translated from the coding sequence ATGCTCGACGACATCTACAACCGCCGTATCCTGGAACTCGCCGCCGACATCCCCCGGCTCGGCCGGCTCGAGAACCCGGACGCGAGCGCCACGGCCCACTCGCGCCTGTGCGGCTCGACCGTGACGGTCGACCTCGTCCTGGGCGAGGACGGCCGGGTCGCGGATTTCGCCCAGGAGGTGCGGGCCTGCGCCCTCGGGCAGGCCTCCTCGTCGCTGATGGGCCGGCACGTGGTCGGCGCCAGCGCGGACGAGTTGCGCGGCGTCCGCGCGGCCATGCGGTCCATGCTCAAGGAGAACGGCCCGGCGCCCGACGGCGCGTGGTCGGACCTCGCGGTGCTGGAGCCGGTGCGGGACTTCAAGGCGCGCCACGCCTCGACGCTCCTGACCTTCGACGCGGTGGTGGACGCCCTCGATCAGATCGCCGCCAAGCGGCAGGCCGCCTGA
- the yidD gene encoding membrane protein insertion efficiency factor YidD — MVRRAAHWAIRGYQLTLSGLVGRQCRHWPSCSEYTDTAIARHGFWPGGWMGFARICRCGPFGTHGIDLVPERLPAGAAWYRPWTYGRWRGVEAPPSPFACEAVAREVDAR; from the coding sequence ATGGTCCGGCGCGCCGCCCACTGGGCGATCCGCGGCTACCAGCTGACGCTGTCGGGCCTGGTCGGCCGCCAGTGCCGCCACTGGCCGAGCTGCTCCGAGTACACCGACACGGCCATCGCCCGGCACGGGTTCTGGCCCGGCGGCTGGATGGGCTTCGCCCGGATCTGCCGCTGCGGGCCGTTCGGCACGCACGGCATCGACCTCGTCCCGGAGCGCCTGCCCGCGGGGGCGGCGTGGTACCGCCCCTGGACCTACGGCCGCTGGCGCGGCGTCGAGGCGCCGCCGTCACCGTTCGCCTGCGAGGCGGTGGCGCGGGAGGTCGACGCGCGGTAG